In Gemmatimonadota bacterium, a genomic segment contains:
- the lysW gene encoding lysine biosynthesis protein LysW — MSGICPECGAEITLDYDVVVGEIITCPECGAELEVISVGPLEFALAPEEEEDWGE, encoded by the coding sequence ATGAGCGGGATCTGCCCCGAATGTGGCGCCGAGATCACCCTGGACTATGATGTCGTGGTCGGCGAAATCATCACGTGCCCGGAGTGCGGCGCGGAACTGGAAGTGATCAGCGTCGGCCCACTGGAGTTCGCACTGGCACCGGAAGAAGAGGAAGACTGGGGAGAATAG